A single genomic interval of Polaribacter vadi harbors:
- a CDS encoding TlpA family protein disulfide reductase: MMKKVITLLPILFLVILVGCNSTDKNVDMYFGGKIINPKNNHVILYSMEKVIDTFFLDTTNKFIGKINKANEGLYYFSHGNENQHIYLEPGDSLMLRLNTWDFDESLVFAGKGAERNNILVDCFLETEKERNLFYEYNQLEPANFKLKVDSLIKTKLVTYNEYIKTHSFETFGFNEILKIALTYPIYSRIEKYPIIHAKITEENKLPKVDASFYDYRKKIKKDNDSLMYYPPYSRYIRNYLYNETFTLGHNPLESEYSSEFTLDLLNTINEKVSTESSKNAFLRQTVIGHFYNKSSCSINLEAFNTFFKLSTNEKDKKLITNLIDDSQSIVINEELPQFSITDYANSEHSISDVIKDQNTFLFFWSPEFVSESYIVSRFQYLSTTYPNIKFIEIKIDGDKNKRIQKLDIKNQFYLANNSAAHDFLTCKMPRSILVNKKGKVVNGYASISSTNLTPFLNDLNKN; the protein is encoded by the coding sequence ATGATGAAAAAAGTAATTACTTTATTACCAATTTTATTTCTAGTCATCTTAGTTGGCTGCAATTCAACTGATAAAAATGTTGATATGTATTTTGGTGGTAAAATAATAAATCCTAAAAATAATCATGTAATTCTTTATTCTATGGAGAAAGTTATTGATACTTTTTTCTTAGACACAACAAATAAATTTATTGGTAAAATTAACAAAGCAAACGAAGGTTTGTATTATTTTTCTCATGGTAATGAAAATCAGCATATTTATTTAGAACCTGGAGACAGTTTAATGTTACGATTAAACACTTGGGATTTTGATGAATCTTTAGTTTTTGCAGGTAAAGGAGCAGAAAGAAATAACATATTGGTAGACTGTTTTTTAGAAACAGAAAAAGAAAGAAATTTATTCTATGAATACAACCAACTAGAGCCTGCAAATTTTAAATTAAAAGTAGACTCTTTAATAAAGACTAAATTAGTTACATATAATGAGTATATTAAAACACATTCTTTTGAAACTTTTGGTTTTAATGAAATTCTAAAAATAGCTTTAACATATCCTATATATTCTAGAATTGAAAAATACCCGATTATACATGCAAAAATTACCGAGGAAAATAAATTACCTAAAGTTGATGCTTCCTTTTACGATTACAGAAAAAAAATAAAAAAGGATAACGATTCTTTAATGTATTATCCTCCATACTCAAGATATATTAGAAATTACTTATATAATGAAACTTTTACTTTAGGACATAATCCTTTAGAAAGTGAATATTCATCAGAATTCACCTTAGATTTATTAAACACAATTAACGAGAAAGTTAGTACAGAAAGCTCTAAAAATGCTTTTTTAAGACAAACTGTTATTGGTCATTTTTATAACAAATCTAGTTGTTCGATTAATTTAGAGGCTTTTAATACGTTTTTTAAATTATCAACGAATGAAAAAGATAAAAAACTAATAACTAATTTAATTGATGATTCTCAATCGATTGTAATTAACGAGGAATTACCACAATTTAGTATTACAGATTACGCAAATTCTGAACATTCTATAAGTGATGTTATCAAAGATCAAAATACCTTTTTGTTTTTTTGGAGTCCAGAATTTGTTTCTGAATCTTATATTGTTTCAAGATTTCAATATTTATCTACCACATACCCAAACATTAAATTTATTGAAATTAAAATTGATGGCGATAAAAATAAAAGAATTCAAAAATTAGATATTAAAAACCAATTTTATTTAGCAAATAACAGTGCTGCACATGATTTCTTAACATGTAAAATGCCACGTTCTATATTAGTGAATAAAAAGGGAAAAGTTGTAAATGGTTATGCTTCAATTTCTTCTACAAACTTAACTCCTTTTCTTAATGATT
- a CDS encoding ABC-F family ATP-binding cassette domain-containing protein, with product MLSVSNLSVQFGKRVLFDEVSTKFQQGNCYGIIGANGAGKSTLLKIISGKQDPTSGQVHLEKGKRMSVLTQDHYAYDEFPVLETVVMGNKELFKIKKQIDALYADYTDENAEKIGELQIKFEEMDGWNADASAAAMLSNLGISEDLHYTLMKDLDGKQKVRVLIAQALFGNPDVLIMDEPTNDLDFETIAWLENFIANFDNCVIVVSHDRHFLDAVCTHISDIDFGKINHYSGNYTFWYESSQLAAKQRAQQNKKAEDKKKELEEFIRRFSANVAKSKQATSRKKMIEKLNVEDIQPSSRRYPAIIFDRDREAGDQILNIEGLSKEFEGEKLFDNIHINLNKGDKVAIISKNSRAITAFYQIITGNDTADAGKFSWGVTTTQSYLPLDNSSFFQNGELNLVDWLRQYAQTEEEREEVFLRGFLGKMIFSGEEALKKSNVLSGGEKVRCMLSRMMMKRANILLLDEPTNHLDLESIQSLNNSLINFKGTVLLSTHDHEFAQTVANRIIELTPKGAIDRYSTFDDYLSDPKIKELRDKMYE from the coding sequence ATGTTATCAGTTTCTAATTTATCTGTACAATTTGGTAAACGTGTTTTGTTTGATGAAGTTAGCACGAAATTTCAACAAGGAAATTGTTATGGAATTATTGGCGCAAATGGAGCAGGAAAATCTACTTTATTAAAAATAATATCTGGCAAACAAGACCCAACTTCTGGACAAGTACATCTAGAAAAAGGCAAAAGAATGTCTGTCTTAACACAAGATCATTATGCTTATGATGAGTTTCCTGTATTGGAAACTGTGGTTATGGGTAATAAAGAGTTGTTTAAAATAAAAAAACAAATTGATGCTTTATATGCTGATTATACTGATGAAAATGCAGAAAAGATTGGCGAACTTCAAATAAAATTCGAAGAAATGGATGGCTGGAATGCAGATGCTTCTGCAGCTGCAATGCTATCTAACCTTGGTATTTCAGAAGATTTACATTATACTTTAATGAAAGATTTGGATGGTAAACAAAAAGTACGTGTGTTAATTGCACAAGCACTTTTTGGCAATCCAGATGTTTTAATCATGGATGAACCTACCAACGATTTAGATTTCGAAACCATTGCTTGGTTAGAAAACTTTATAGCAAATTTTGATAACTGTGTAATTGTGGTTTCTCATGATAGACACTTTTTAGATGCAGTTTGTACACATATTTCTGATATAGATTTTGGTAAAATAAACCATTATTCAGGAAACTATACTTTTTGGTATGAATCTAGTCAACTTGCAGCAAAACAAAGAGCACAGCAGAATAAAAAAGCAGAAGATAAAAAGAAGGAATTAGAAGAATTTATTAGAAGATTTTCTGCCAATGTTGCAAAATCAAAACAAGCAACTTCTCGAAAAAAAATGATTGAGAAATTAAATGTAGAAGATATTCAACCTTCAAGCAGACGTTATCCTGCCATTATTTTTGACAGAGATAGAGAAGCTGGAGATCAAATTTTAAATATAGAAGGTTTAAGCAAAGAATTTGAAGGTGAAAAATTATTCGACAACATACACATCAATTTAAATAAAGGTGATAAAGTTGCTATAATTTCTAAGAATTCTAGAGCGATAACAGCTTTTTATCAAATTATAACAGGGAATGATACAGCAGATGCTGGTAAATTTTCATGGGGAGTTACCACAACACAATCGTATTTACCTTTAGATAACTCTTCATTTTTTCAGAATGGTGAATTAAATTTAGTAGATTGGTTAAGACAATATGCGCAAACTGAAGAAGAACGTGAAGAAGTTTTTTTAAGAGGATTTTTAGGGAAAATGATTTTTTCTGGTGAAGAAGCTTTAAAGAAAAGTAATGTGTTGTCTGGAGGAGAAAAAGTACGTTGTATGCTTTCTAGAATGATGATGAAAAGAGCAAACATTTTATTGTTAGATGAACCAACAAATCACTTGGATTTAGAATCGATTCAATCTTTAAATAACTCTTTAATTAATTTTAAAGGAACTGTTTTATTATCTACACACGATCATGAATTTGCACAAACAGTTGCCAATAGAATTATAGAATTAACACCAAAAGGAGCTATTGATAGATACTCAACTTTTGATGATTATTTGTCTGATCCAAAGATTAAAGAATTGCGTGATAAGATGTATGAGTAA
- a CDS encoding hydrogen peroxide-inducible genes activator — translation MTITQLKYVLSVAEYQNFTVAAEHSFVTQPTLSMQIQKLEDELGVKIFNRSKKPIELTEVGKKIVEQGKVIVDESNRILDIVHQQKGYIGGEFRLGIIPTIMPTLLPMFLQNFTKKYTKVKLIIEELTTEEIVRKLTDGHIDAGIAATPLENEAIKERPLYYEPFVGLIPQNHRLYKNKQISADELEMEDILLLEDGHCFKDSVINLCRTHKIDNKKGFQLESGSFDTLIKLSKEGLGMTLLPYLHTLDLNDNDKSHLREFTNPPPAREVSLIYHKSQLKMQMIEALKKTIDGVVRGAISFSDVKIISPLNKK, via the coding sequence ATGACCATAACCCAATTAAAATACGTTTTATCTGTTGCAGAGTACCAAAACTTTACGGTTGCTGCAGAACATAGCTTTGTAACTCAACCTACTTTGAGTATGCAAATTCAAAAATTAGAGGACGAATTAGGTGTAAAAATATTTAATCGTTCTAAAAAACCAATCGAATTAACAGAAGTTGGTAAAAAAATTGTAGAACAAGGTAAAGTAATTGTAGATGAAAGTAATCGAATTTTAGATATTGTTCATCAACAAAAAGGATATATTGGAGGTGAGTTCAGATTAGGAATTATCCCAACAATAATGCCTACTTTATTGCCAATGTTCTTGCAAAATTTTACTAAAAAATACACCAAAGTAAAGTTGATTATTGAAGAATTAACAACTGAAGAGATCGTTAGAAAATTAACAGATGGACATATCGATGCTGGAATTGCAGCAACTCCTTTAGAGAATGAAGCCATAAAAGAGCGTCCTTTATATTATGAACCTTTTGTTGGTTTAATTCCACAAAATCATAGACTTTACAAAAACAAACAAATTTCTGCTGACGAGTTAGAAATGGAAGATATTCTTTTATTGGAAGATGGCCATTGTTTTAAAGATAGTGTTATCAATTTATGTAGAACTCATAAAATTGACAATAAAAAAGGTTTTCAATTAGAAAGTGGCAGTTTTGATACGCTTATAAAATTATCTAAAGAAGGTTTAGGAATGACGCTTCTACCCTATTTACACACGTTAGATTTGAATGATAATGATAAAAGTCATTTACGTGAATTTACAAATCCACCACCTGCAAGAGAAGTGAGTTTAATTTATCATAAATCGCAATTAAAAATGCAAATGATTGAGGCCTTGAAAAAAACTATTGATGGAGTTGTGAGAGGTGCAATTTCTTTTTCTGATGTAAAAATTATCAGTCCTTTGAATAAAAAATAA
- a CDS encoding Dps family protein has protein sequence MNKNILGLNKQTSADSVEKLNGLLANFQIYYQNLRGLHWNIKGKNFFELHVKFEELYTDSQVKIDEIAERILTLQGKPLHTFADYIENSSVPVGKNISNDVEAVELVVSSLSELLEIERVILDLSDTSDDEGTNSMVSDLISEQEKTIWMLNSWLGK, from the coding sequence ATGAATAAAAATATTTTAGGCTTAAACAAACAAACTTCAGCAGATTCTGTTGAAAAATTAAACGGATTATTAGCAAACTTTCAAATTTATTATCAAAATTTAAGAGGTTTGCATTGGAATATAAAAGGAAAAAATTTCTTTGAATTACATGTAAAGTTTGAGGAATTATACACAGATTCTCAAGTTAAGATTGATGAAATTGCAGAACGAATTTTAACTCTACAAGGAAAACCATTGCACACGTTTGCTGATTATATTGAAAATTCTTCTGTGCCTGTAGGTAAAAATATTTCGAATGATGTTGAAGCTGTTGAATTAGTTGTAAGTTCTTTGTCTGAATTATTAGAAATAGAAAGAGTAATTTTAGATTTATCTGATACTTCTGATGATGAAGGGACAAACTCGATGGTTAGTGATTTAATATCAGAACAAGAAAAAACAATCTGGATGTTAAATTCTTGGCTAGGAAAATAA
- a CDS encoding acyloxyacyl hydrolase — MKLKFFILCLLLNTYLALCQDKKTPILKPIKIGVLFNYGTNENLAFDDVDYTYSTNTYKFQVFYNLGNWKNVDFELIVQPQVQFLKHQLLNKWYVTPDQENIEEKIAEFTQPKNMSLYGLEFGFASKLKLTNTLDLQGTISLGFSYIDTRTERLAKGFTFIENFSLGLSHQIFQKTFIYIGTNFGHVSNLNFQKPNDGYNILGLEVGYSYQL; from the coding sequence ATGAAACTAAAATTTTTCATTCTTTGTTTATTATTAAATACATACTTGGCATTGTGTCAAGATAAAAAAACACCAATTTTAAAACCGATTAAAATTGGTGTTCTTTTTAATTACGGAACTAATGAAAATTTGGCTTTTGATGACGTAGATTATACCTACTCCACTAACACTTATAAATTTCAAGTTTTTTACAATTTAGGAAATTGGAAAAATGTTGATTTTGAATTGATTGTGCAACCTCAGGTTCAGTTTTTGAAACATCAATTATTGAACAAATGGTATGTAACTCCAGATCAAGAAAATATTGAAGAAAAAATTGCAGAATTTACGCAACCAAAAAATATGAGTTTGTATGGTTTGGAATTTGGTTTTGCATCAAAATTGAAACTTACCAATACATTAGATTTGCAAGGAACAATTAGCTTGGGGTTTTCTTATATTGATACAAGAACTGAACGTTTAGCAAAGGGTTTTACGTTTATTGAAAACTTTTCTTTGGGATTATCGCATCAAATATTCCAAAAAACATTCATTTATATTGGAACGAATTTTGGACATGTTTCGAATCTTAATTTTCAAAAACCAAATGATGGTTATAATATTTTAGGTTTGGAAGTTGGCTATTCTTATCAATTATAA
- a CDS encoding 3-hydroxybutyryl-CoA dehydrogenase, with protein MKNIAVIGAGTMGNGIAHTFAQFNYKVHLIDISDVALQKGLATITKNLDRMLAKEKISEADKTKTLNNITTFTKISKGVANMDLVVEAATENAVLKAKIFKELDEVCDEKTILATNTSSISITQIAGVTSRPEKVIGMHFMNPVPIMKLVEIIRGYNTTDEITNVIVELSKKIGKIPVEVNDYPGFVANRILMPMINESIETLYNGVAGVAEIDTVMKLGMAHPMGPLQLADFIGLDVCLSILQVMYDGFKNPKYAPCPLLVNMVNAGKLGVKSGEGFYDYSENRKAEVVAKMFS; from the coding sequence ATGAAAAATATAGCTGTAATTGGTGCTGGAACTATGGGAAATGGAATTGCGCACACATTTGCTCAATTTAATTATAAGGTACATTTAATTGATATTTCTGATGTTGCATTGCAAAAAGGGTTGGCAACAATCACAAAAAATTTGGATAGAATGTTGGCAAAAGAAAAGATTTCTGAAGCTGATAAAACAAAAACTTTAAACAATATTACTACGTTTACAAAAATTAGTAAAGGTGTTGCCAATATGGATTTGGTGGTAGAAGCAGCCACTGAAAATGCTGTTTTAAAAGCAAAAATTTTTAAAGAATTAGATGAAGTTTGTGACGAAAAAACAATTTTGGCTACAAATACATCATCCATTTCTATAACGCAAATTGCAGGAGTTACTAGCAGACCTGAAAAAGTTATTGGAATGCATTTTATGAATCCTGTGCCAATTATGAAGTTGGTAGAAATTATTAGAGGCTATAATACTACTGATGAAATAACCAATGTAATTGTAGAACTTTCAAAGAAAATTGGTAAAATTCCTGTGGAAGTAAACGATTATCCTGGGTTTGTGGCAAACCGAATTTTAATGCCAATGATTAACGAATCGATTGAAACTTTATATAATGGTGTTGCTGGTGTTGCTGAAATTGATACTGTGATGAAATTAGGAATGGCTCACCCAATGGGACCTTTGCAATTGGCAGATTTTATTGGTTTGGATGTCTGTTTATCGATTTTACAAGTGATGTATGATGGTTTTAAAAATCCAAAATATGCTCCTTGTCCATTGTTAGTAAATATGGTAAATGCTGGGAAATTAGGTGTAAAATCTGGTGAAGGTTTTTATGATTATTCTGAAAACAGAAAGGCTGAAGTTGTAGCTAAAATGTTTAGTTAA
- a CDS encoding Gfo/Idh/MocA family oxidoreductase: MLKVGVLGAGHLGKIHLRLLKESKKYELVGFYDPFTENAEKVAKEFGYKLFDSIDDLIDAVEVVDIVTPTLSHFDCAKKAIEKGCHIFVEKPIAKTVLEAEAIKTLASQYHVQGQVGHVERFNPAFIAAKDLIKNPMFIETHRLAEFNPRGTDVPVVLDLMIHDIDIILSVVKSKVKNVHASGISVISETPDIANARIEFENGCVANLTASRISMKNMRKTRFFQKDAYISVNFLSKEAEIVRIQDAPETPDEFAMILQNDEGLKKQIYFESPEVLESNAILNELETFADAIINNTNPIVTLSNGTEALRIAQWVIDCFKKEEDFKI; the protein is encoded by the coding sequence ATGTTAAAAGTAGGAGTTTTAGGTGCAGGTCATTTAGGTAAAATTCATCTTCGTTTATTAAAAGAATCTAAAAAATACGAATTAGTTGGTTTTTATGATCCATTTACAGAAAATGCAGAAAAAGTGGCTAAGGAATTTGGTTACAAATTATTTGATTCTATAGACGATTTAATTGATGCTGTTGAAGTTGTAGATATTGTTACACCTACTTTGTCTCATTTTGATTGTGCTAAAAAAGCCATTGAAAAAGGATGCCATATTTTTGTAGAAAAGCCAATTGCAAAAACTGTTTTAGAGGCAGAAGCTATTAAAACCTTGGCAAGCCAATATCATGTTCAAGGACAAGTTGGTCATGTAGAAAGGTTTAACCCTGCTTTTATTGCTGCCAAAGATTTAATTAAAAATCCAATGTTTATTGAAACGCATAGATTGGCAGAATTTAATCCAAGAGGAACAGATGTGCCTGTGGTTTTAGATTTAATGATTCATGATATAGACATTATATTATCGGTTGTAAAATCTAAAGTTAAAAATGTACATGCAAGTGGTATTTCTGTAATTTCTGAAACTCCAGATATTGCCAATGCAAGAATTGAGTTCGAAAATGGTTGTGTTGCGAATTTAACTGCGAGTAGAATTTCTATGAAAAACATGCGTAAAACACGTTTTTTTCAGAAGGATGCTTATATTTCTGTAAACTTTTTAAGCAAAGAAGCAGAAATTGTAAGAATTCAAGATGCTCCAGAAACTCCTGATGAATTTGCGATGATTCTTCAAAATGATGAAGGTTTAAAGAAACAAATTTATTTTGAAAGTCCTGAAGTTTTAGAAAGCAATGCCATTTTAAATGAATTGGAAACTTTTGCTGATGCTATTATTAATAATACAAATCCTATTGTTACTTTAAGTAATGGAACTGAAGCTTTAAGAATTGCTCAATGGGTAATTGACTGTTTTAAAAAAGAAGAAGATTTTAAAATATAG
- a CDS encoding protein-L-isoaspartate(D-aspartate) O-methyltransferase, with the protein MKDTSKHLGLRNQLATVLKAKGITDKNVLNAVRKIPRHLFIDSSFESHAYQDKAFPIAAEQTISQPYTVAFQSQTLEIEKGDKVLEIGTGSGYQTAVLLELKAEVYSIERQHELFKKTSLFLPKLGYKPKKFIFGDGYKGLPEKAPFDKIIVTAGAPFVPKPLLSQLKVGGMLLIPVGDESQIMTLFIRKSQKEFEKHELGDFAFVPMLEERN; encoded by the coding sequence TTGAAAGATACATCAAAACATTTAGGACTTAGAAATCAATTAGCTACAGTTTTAAAAGCAAAAGGAATCACTGATAAAAATGTGTTGAATGCTGTTCGCAAAATTCCACGTCATTTATTTATAGACTCTAGTTTCGAATCTCATGCTTACCAAGACAAGGCTTTTCCGATTGCTGCAGAGCAAACCATTTCTCAACCTTATACAGTTGCTTTCCAGTCGCAAACTCTAGAAATAGAAAAAGGCGATAAAGTGCTAGAAATTGGCACAGGTTCTGGTTATCAAACAGCAGTTTTGTTAGAGTTAAAAGCAGAAGTATATTCCATAGAAAGGCAACATGAGTTGTTTAAAAAAACGTCTTTATTTTTACCAAAATTAGGTTATAAACCTAAGAAATTTATTTTTGGTGATGGTTATAAAGGTTTACCAGAAAAAGCTCCTTTCGATAAAATTATAGTTACAGCTGGAGCTCCTTTTGTTCCAAAACCATTATTAAGTCAGTTAAAAGTAGGAGGTATGTTGTTAATTCCTGTTGGAGATGAATCGCAAATTATGACGTTATTCATTAGAAAATCTCAAAAAGAATTTGAAAAACACGAATTAGGTGATTTTGCTTTTGTGCCAATGTTAGAGGAAAGAAATTAA
- a CDS encoding ATP-binding cassette domain-containing protein: MGNIHFAIKKGTLSVKSELIHNLLNDKHSLPILKNKTGLLFSDTILEKIIDKEDRHNTKTIKTPENRSIRSFSSGEQKKIVLNYLIDQKPSFLVLDCPFESLDTSAVSSLKERLISLSSQIIFIQIFNRREEILPIISHVLEIKNDQINSQIPITNYNFKEQDIVFNGEVPEAITKYTNIPNQLIKLENVSVNYDDNYILKNINWTIHKNEFWQLIGPNGSGKTTIISMIYGNNVKAYGQEVYLFGNKKGSGESVWEIKEKIGYFNPAMLILFKTEVTLKQMIISGFFDSIGLYKKPTSLQEKLAEDWLKLLGLEKEKNTLFQNISTVTQRLVLIARAIIKHPPLLILDEPMINLDNQGTATIVTLINKLVNESETTIIFVSHRSVDTLQANYKYTLLPSKDGSTGKVIKEN; this comes from the coding sequence ATGGGTAACATCCATTTTGCAATTAAAAAAGGAACACTTTCTGTTAAAAGTGAATTGATTCATAATCTTTTAAATGATAAACATTCTTTACCTATTTTAAAAAACAAAACTGGCCTTTTATTTTCTGATACTATTTTAGAAAAAATTATTGATAAAGAAGATAGACACAATACTAAAACTATAAAAACACCAGAAAACAGAAGTATTCGTTCTTTTTCTAGTGGTGAACAAAAAAAAATAGTTCTCAATTATTTAATTGATCAAAAACCTTCTTTTTTAGTTTTAGATTGTCCTTTCGAAAGTTTAGATACTTCTGCAGTTTCTTCGTTAAAAGAAAGGCTTATAAGCTTGTCTTCGCAAATTATTTTCATTCAAATTTTTAACAGAAGAGAAGAAATATTACCTATAATTTCTCATGTTTTAGAAATAAAAAATGATCAAATTAATTCACAAATACCTATCACAAATTACAATTTTAAAGAACAAGATATTGTTTTTAATGGTGAAGTTCCAGAAGCAATTACAAAATACACAAACATTCCTAATCAATTAATTAAATTAGAAAATGTATCTGTAAATTATGATGATAATTATATTTTAAAAAATATAAATTGGACCATTCATAAAAACGAATTTTGGCAATTAATTGGCCCTAATGGTTCTGGGAAAACCACTATTATTTCCATGATTTATGGCAATAACGTAAAAGCTTACGGACAAGAAGTTTATTTGTTTGGAAATAAAAAAGGTTCTGGAGAAAGTGTCTGGGAAATAAAAGAGAAAATAGGTTATTTTAATCCTGCAATGTTAATCTTATTTAAAACTGAGGTAACTTTAAAACAAATGATAATTTCTGGTTTTTTTGATAGTATTGGTCTTTATAAAAAGCCAACTTCCCTTCAAGAAAAATTAGCTGAAGATTGGTTAAAATTATTAGGTTTAGAAAAAGAGAAAAACACACTTTTTCAAAATATATCTACAGTTACACAGAGACTTGTTTTAATTGCAAGAGCCATTATTAAACATCCACCATTATTAATTTTAGACGAACCTATGATTAACTTAGATAATCAAGGCACAGCAACAATTGTAACGTTAATTAATAAATTGGTAAATGAAAGTGAAACTACAATTATTTTTGTTTCACATAGATCTGTAGATACGCTACAGGCTAATTATAAATACACACTTTTACCTTCTAAAGACGGTTCTACAGGAAAAGTAATAAAAGAAAATTAA
- a CDS encoding KdsC family phosphatase, translated as MEISYKQLLPKINTFIFDVDGVLTNGMLTIMPDGELVRHMNVKDGYAMKIALNKGFKVCIISGGTNKAVKSRLAALGILDIYLGAHDKIKQYNELVEKYNLKPENVLYMGDDIPDIPVMQKVGLASCPNDAVPEVQQISKYISYKKGGEGCVRDIIEQVMRVQGKWDNYFEATL; from the coding sequence ATGGAAATTAGTTACAAACAATTATTGCCAAAAATTAACACTTTTATTTTTGATGTTGATGGTGTTTTGACAAACGGAATGTTAACCATAATGCCTGATGGTGAATTGGTAAGACACATGAATGTAAAAGATGGCTATGCCATGAAAATAGCTTTAAATAAAGGTTTTAAAGTTTGTATTATTTCTGGAGGAACTAATAAAGCTGTAAAAAGTAGATTAGCTGCTTTGGGTATTTTAGACATTTATTTAGGTGCTCATGATAAAATAAAACAATATAATGAGTTGGTAGAAAAATACAATTTAAAACCAGAAAATGTTTTATATATGGGTGATGATATTCCAGACATTCCTGTAATGCAAAAAGTTGGTTTGGCATCTTGCCCAAATGATGCAGTTCCAGAAGTTCAGCAAATTTCTAAATACATTTCTTATAAAAAAGGTGGCGAAGGTTGTGTAAGAGATATTATTGAACAAGTTATGAGAGTTCAAGGTAAATGGGATAATTATTTTGAGGCAACATTATAA
- a CDS encoding Rossmann-like and DUF2520 domain-containing protein, with the protein MKSVLIVGKGNVATHLYNAFLNVDEIAVTQISSRTLTTIPKASITIIAVSDDAIAEVSSKIKNDFVVHTSGSVAMNDLKNSHRKGVFYMLQTFSKDKKVDFNEIPFCLEAENKEDYQLLEFLAKSIGQKIYTISSEQRKTLHVAAVFVNNFTNHLFKIGNDICNTNNVPFEILQPLIKETVLKIEKLSPKDAQTGPAIRNDKKTIKNHLNLLDKNQQKIYKILTKSIQNGN; encoded by the coding sequence ATGAAATCTGTTTTAATTGTTGGCAAAGGAAATGTTGCTACTCATTTATATAATGCTTTTTTAAATGTTGATGAGATTGCTGTTACTCAAATCAGTTCTAGAACGTTAACAACTATTCCAAAAGCCAGTATTACAATTATTGCTGTTTCTGACGATGCTATTGCTGAAGTATCCTCAAAAATTAAAAATGATTTTGTAGTACATACTTCTGGAAGTGTTGCCATGAACGATTTAAAAAACAGCCATAGAAAAGGTGTTTTTTATATGTTGCAAACTTTTTCTAAAGATAAAAAAGTCGATTTTAATGAAATCCCTTTTTGCTTAGAAGCAGAAAACAAGGAAGATTATCAACTTTTGGAGTTTCTAGCAAAATCAATAGGACAAAAAATATATACAATAAGTTCTGAGCAGCGTAAAACATTGCATGTTGCTGCTGTTTTTGTAAATAACTTTACAAATCATTTATTTAAAATTGGGAACGATATTTGTAACACTAATAATGTTCCTTTTGAAATTCTACAACCTTTAATCAAAGAAACGGTTTTAAAGATTGAAAAATTATCACCAAAGGATGCACAAACGGGTCCAGCAATTAGAAATGATAAAAAAACAATAAAAAATCACTTAAATTTGTTGGATAAAAATCAACAAAAAATTTATAAAATTTTGACAAAATCTATCCAAAATGGAAATTAG